Proteins co-encoded in one Halorussus vallis genomic window:
- a CDS encoding DUF4177 domain-containing protein, whose amino-acid sequence MNTTTSERRASGEADYEYKVVDAPTSLLWFRIKRDETERLLNDLAADGWELDEVVVNWWGGAELFLRRSR is encoded by the coding sequence GTGAACACCACGACAAGTGAACGACGTGCGAGCGGCGAAGCGGACTACGAGTACAAGGTCGTCGACGCGCCGACCAGCCTTCTGTGGTTCCGAATCAAGCGCGATGAAACCGAACGACTGTTGAACGACCTCGCGGCGGACGGATGGGAACTCGACGAGGTCGTCGTCAACTGGTGGGGCGGTGCCGAACTGTTCCTTCGACGGTCCCGCTGA
- a CDS encoding ABC transporter ATP-binding protein — translation MAELTLDGVTKWFDDDGDRIVAVDDANVEIDDGEFLVLVGPSGCGKSTTLRMIAGLETVSRGDIRLGEHSIRDEPPTTRDIAMVFQSYALYPHMTVRENMSFGLEESTDMADAEIRDRVEETAAMMGIEDLLERKPRELSGGQQQRVALGRAIVRDPEVFLMDEPLSNLDAKLRSQMRTELQRLQEDLGVTTVYVTHDQTEAMTMGDRIAILNDGELQQVGTPLECYHEPANQFVAGFIGEPSMNFFDVTLENGTLVGDGFEYPLSEETLGAVEGTDRLVLGVRPEDVELVGAADPDSDHDFPTTVDVVEPMGDENNVYLTFDEASETAEGTGEGTFVATISGMRSVEEGQRVVARIPEDTIHVFDADTGEALRNRVLETLEVETPNV, via the coding sequence CGGTGACCGCATCGTCGCGGTCGACGACGCCAACGTCGAAATCGACGACGGGGAGTTCCTCGTGCTGGTCGGTCCGTCCGGTTGCGGGAAGTCCACCACGCTCCGGATGATCGCGGGCCTCGAAACCGTCTCGCGGGGCGACATCCGCCTGGGCGAACACTCGATTCGCGACGAACCCCCGACGACCCGGGACATCGCGATGGTGTTCCAGTCCTACGCGCTCTACCCCCACATGACGGTGCGGGAGAACATGAGCTTCGGACTGGAGGAGTCGACCGACATGGCCGACGCCGAAATCCGCGACCGGGTCGAGGAGACCGCCGCGATGATGGGCATCGAGGACCTGCTCGAACGCAAGCCGCGCGAACTCTCGGGCGGTCAGCAACAGCGGGTCGCGCTCGGCCGCGCCATCGTCCGAGATCCCGAGGTGTTCCTGATGGACGAACCGCTGTCGAACCTCGACGCCAAACTCCGGTCCCAGATGCGGACCGAACTCCAGCGCCTCCAGGAGGACCTGGGCGTGACGACGGTGTACGTCACCCACGACCAGACCGAGGCGATGACGATGGGCGACCGAATCGCCATCCTGAACGACGGCGAACTCCAGCAGGTGGGCACGCCCCTGGAGTGCTACCACGAACCCGCCAACCAGTTCGTCGCGGGGTTCATCGGCGAACCGTCGATGAACTTCTTCGACGTCACCCTGGAGAACGGGACGCTCGTCGGCGACGGCTTCGAGTACCCGCTCTCGGAGGAGACGCTGGGGGCCGTGGAGGGCACCGACCGCCTCGTCCTCGGGGTCCGACCCGAGGACGTCGAACTGGTCGGCGCCGCCGACCCCGATTCCGACCACGACTTCCCGACGACCGTCGACGTGGTCGAACCGATGGGCGACGAGAACAACGTCTACCTCACCTTCGACGAGGCGAGCGAAACCGCGGAGGGGACGGGCGAAGGCACCTTCGTCGCCACCATCTCGGGCATGCGGAGCGTCGAGGAGGGCCAGCGCGTCGTGGCCCGAATTCCCGAGGACACGATTCACGTCTTCGACGCCGACACGGGCGAGGCGCTCCGGAATCGCGTCCTCGAAACCCTGGAAGTCGAGACGCCGAACGTCTGA